The following are encoded together in the Lactuca sativa cultivar Salinas chromosome 1, Lsat_Salinas_v11, whole genome shotgun sequence genome:
- the LOC111909225 gene encoding potassium transporter 4 — protein METQSRTATSKFFFLLPRNLLLAYQSFGVVYGDLSTSPLYVYRSVFAVSLKHHQNPEVIFGAFSLIFWALTLIPLLKYTCIVLSADDSGEGGTFALYSLICRHARFNLLPNQQAADEDLSSYKYGCTGQPPASSSLKRFLEKHKKSRTALILVVLLGASMVIGDGVITPAISVLSAVSALQVKGEGVALTHGQVIALACLILVGLFALQHFGTHRVAIVFAPVIILWLFSIFAIGVYNVIHWNPKIVHAFSPHYIIKFFSQTRKEGWISLGGVLLSITGTEAMFADLGHFTASSIRLAFGFVVYPCLVVQYMGQAAYLSKNISSIPDSFYKSIPERIFWPVFAIANLASIVGSQAIITATFSIVKQCHALGFFPRVKIVHTSKHMFGQIYIPEINWILMILTLLITIGFQDTTLVGNAYGLACMTVMFITTFLMALVITFVWQKHVIFGISFLVFFWFIEGVYLSAAIMKLPQGGWVSVLLAFIFMFIMFVWFYGNRRKYKHDIHNKIQLKWLLNLGPSLGIVRVPGIGLVYSELATGIPSIFSHFVTNLPAFHNVVVFICVKYVPIPFVLPTERYLIGRVCPRPYRMYRCIVRYGYKDIQKDDRNFENQLIQSVAEFIQMEAAEPPSPPTSDTGSFDGRMAVISTRSNSGLIISESDPGESIIRPSTLRILKSSYDAENPQMSRRRVRFQLPPSSPAMDPAVKDELLQLVEAKEAGVAYITGFSYIKARKASSIMKKFVIDVAYSFLRKNCRRPAVTLHIPHISLIEVGMIYYV, from the exons ATGGAGACTCAATCTAGAACTGCAACTTCTAAG tttttcttccttcttcctcgGAATTTATTGTtagcttatcaaagctttggcgTTGTATATGGAGACTTGAGCACTTCACCTCTTTACGTCTACAGAAGCGTCTTTGCTGTGTCTCTAAAACACCATCAAAATCCAGAAGTTATTTTTGGGGCATTTTCCTTAATCTTTTGGGCCTTAACATTAATCCCGCTTCTAAAATACACATGTATCGTATTAAGTGCAGATGATAGTGGCGAAG GTGGAACATTTGCTCTTTACTCACTAATCTGCAGGCATGCAAGGTTTAATTTATTGCCTAATCAACAAGCAGCTGATGAAGATCTGTCTTCTTACAAATACGGTTGTACAGGACAACCACCAGCTTCTTCCTCACTCAAACGTTTTCtggaaaaacataaaaaatcacGCACAGCTTTAATCTTAGTGGTACTATTAGGAGCTTCAATGGTTATTGGTGATGGTGTTATTACTCCTGCAATCTCtg TTTTATCAGCTGTATCGGCCCTTCAAGTTAAAGGTGAAGGAGTAGCGTTAACTCATG GTCAAGTAATAGCATTGGCATGTCTTATATTGGTGGGGTTGTTTGCTCTACAACATTTTGGTACTCACAGGGTGGCTATTGTGTTTGCACCTGTTATTATTTTATGGTTGTTTTCTATATTTGCTATTGGGGTTTATAATGTCATACATTGGAATCCAAAGATTGTGCATGCATTTTCTCCTCATTATATTATCAAGTTCTTTAGTCAAACCCGTAAAGAGGGATGGATTTCACTTGGGGGAGTTCTTCTTTCCATAACAG GAACCGAAGCTATGTTCGCAGATCTTGGCCATTTTACTGCATCTTCCATAAGA CTTGCATTTGGATTTGTTGTATACCCTTGTTTGGTTGTACAATACATGGGTCAGGCTGCTTATTTGTCAAAAAACATTTCTTCAATTCCCGATAGTTTCTACAAATCTATACCCG AGAGGATATTTTGGCCTGTTTTTGCAATTGCTAACTTAGCATCCATTGTTGGGAGTCAAGCTATCATCACAGCCACCTTCTCCATTGTCAAACAATGTCATGCCCTTGGGTTTTTCCCCAGGGTCAAAATCGTCCACacttcaaaacacatgtttggtCAAATCTAtatcccagaaatcaactggatcCTCATGATTCTTACTCTTTTAATCACCATTGGATTCCAGGACACAACTCTCGTTGGAAATGCATATG GGCTTGCATGCATGACAGTGATGTTCATAACAACTTTTCTCATGGCACTGGTTATAACATTCGTATGGCAAAAACACGTCATATTCGGAATCTCATTTCTTGTGTTCTTCTGGTTCATCGAAGGGGTTTACTTATCAGCTGCAATTATGAAACTTCCTCAAGGGGGTTGGGTTTCTGTTTTGCTTGCTTTTATCTTCATGTTCATCATGTTCGTTTGGTTTTATGGGAATAGaagaaaatataaacatgataTCCATAATAAAATCCAACTGAAATGGCTTTTGAATTTGGGACCGAGTTTAGGGATCGTTCGCGTACCTGGAATCGGCCTGGTTTACTCCGAACTCGCCACCGGAATCCCGTcgattttctcccattttgtaacGAATCTACCGGCGTTCCACAACGTGGTGGTGTTCATATGCGTGAAATACGTTCCGATCCCGTTTGTGTTACCGACGGAGCGTTACCTCATCGGCCGTGTTTGCCCTAGGCCGTATCGTATGTACCGGTGCATCGTCAGATACGGTTATAAAGACATCCAGAAAGACGATCGGAACTTCGAGAATCAATTGATCCAAAGCGTGGCGGAGTTTATACAAATGGAAGCGGCTGAACCTCCGTCGCCGCCGACCTCCGATACCGGATCGTTTGACGGCAGAATGGCGGTCATCAGCACCAGATCGAACTCCGGTTTAATCATCTCCGAATCGGATCCAGGTGAATCGATTATCAGACCTTCAACGCTTAGGATATTAAAATCTTCATACGACGCTGAAAATCCACAGATGAGTAGAAGACGAGTGAGGTTTCAGCTGCCGCCGTCGAGTCCGGCGATGGATCCGGCGGTGAAGGATGAACTTCTGCAATTGGTGGAGGCGAAAGAAGCTGGGGTTGCATATATAACGGGATTCTCTTACATTAAGGCTAGAAAAGCTTCTTCGATCATGAAAAAGTTTGTGATCGATGTTGCGTATTCGTTCTTGCGTAAGAATTGCAGGCGGCCGGCGGTTACGTTACATATCCCTCATATTAGCCTCATTGAAGTTGGCATGATATATTATGTTTAG